TGTCTTCAGTTTCAAGAGACTCAAAACTAATAAAAGTTAAATCGGAAAAAGATGTTACTGCAAAGTTTTCCTTAAACTTTTTGCAAAACATTGTTAGAGAAGCAAATCCTGAGGACAAAATTGTTTTAGAACTAAAATCTGACTCTCCAATGAAAATTTCTTACAAAATTAATAACAATGAAATCAGGTTTTTTTTAGCTCACATGTTATTATAAGTGACCTCATTGTTTTCAGTTGAAGAACTAAGGTTTGCACAAAAATTTCCGTTTTCAAACCTTGCAAAAAGAGTGGTGAAAGAACAAGACTTTTCTTTAGATAAAATTCCAGAATCAATTATTTCTCGCGCTAGCTTAATGATTTTAACAGCATTAAAAAACAAACAATACAACCCGCAAATTTTTTCCTCGTCAACTCTTTTAAAAGAAGAAATTTGGAATGACTCAGCCTTAGAAAAAACCCTCTCCCAAAACGGCCTGCAGCCTTTCTTTGAATTAGGAGAACAGCTAACCAAATCAAAAGCCAAAGACCGCCAACTCTTATTCAACTTCCTAAATTTGGCCCGCTCAAACGCCCTCCTCAAACAGATTTACCAGGAAAACAAGCAAAACGACTGGTTCGATCTCTGTCTCAAAATCATCGAAAAGTCGAACTTCACCTTAAGTCGTCTGTTTCATCAGCGGGTCGAACAATATAACGTTAAAACGTTGTTTCAAGAGATTCAAGGCAAAGAAATAACCGAACATTGGTGGCTCGATATTAATGAAAAAGTGAATGACATTGCCCGCGGCCTGTTATCCCTGTCAAAGAACAGCAACTCCGGACCTGTGGCCATCCTTTCGGAAAATAGCCTGGAAATGGTTTGTATCGATTTGGCTTGTTTGATGACCGGAATCGTCAATGTGCCCATTCCGGCAAACTCAACTGCAGAATCTGTTACCTATATTCTAAATCATTCAAAAGCCGCAACTATTTTTGTCTCGACCGAAAAGCAGTTGCAGAAAGTATTAAAAACTCGAAGTCAACTCAAAAATCTACAGAATATCGTTATTATCAAACACACAGAAGATTCAAGTAATACCGAAATAATTTCGTTTACCCAATTTATTAAACAGGGAATCGGTGTTTCGGATGCAGACCTTGAGAGCGCTTTTGAGCAGGTTAAACTCAGCGATCTTGCCACGATTATGTACACTTCCGGCACCACCGAAGCTCCAAAAGGCATCATGTTTTCCCATTTGAATATCATTTCTAAAAGATTTGCACGGGCGATTGCCCTGCCTGAAATCGGCGCGGACGACACGTTTTTGTGCTATCTTCCGCTTTATCATACCTTCGGGCGCTATTTCGAGATGATGGGCTGCATCTTTTGGGGCTGCACTTATGCCTTCATGGAAGGCCCTGGAATCGACACCCTGATCGGGAATATGCAGTTGGTCAAACCGACGGTGTTCATCAGCATTCCGCAAAAATGGATTCAACTCTACGAAAAAATACAAGAGGACGTTGATATTGACACCGCACCTCACTCAGAAATTCAAGGGGTCGTGGCAAAGTTGACGGGCGGAAAACTTAAATGGGGACTTTCGGCAGCCGGCTACCTCGATCCGGAGATTTTCAGATTTTTTCAAGAATACGGCATTGAGCTGATGAGCGGTTTCGGCATGACCGAAGCCACAGGCGGCATCACCATGACCGCGCCTTTTCAGTACTGTGAAAATTCAGTTGGCCCGGCCCTGCCTGGAATTGACATTGAGCTCGCCAAAGACGGTGAGATGAAAATGCGCGGACCTTACGTGATGATGGGCTACTTGAACGAAAAATCAAACGGCATTGAAGATGGTTGGGTGTATACCGGCGACATTTTTTCTAAAGATGCAAACGGGTCTTATGAGATCATTGACCGCAAAAAAGAAATCTACAAAAACATCAAAGGGCAAACCGTTTCGCCGCAAAAGATCGAGAATTTGTTTCGCGATTTCGAATCGGTGCAAAGTGTATTTTTGGTCGGTGACCACCGGGAGCACAACACTCTTCTGCTCTACCCTAATTTTGAATATGAGCAGGTAAACTTTAAAAAGTTAAAAGATGAAGAGCTGCGCGAGTTTTTTAACTCTCTCATCGTTTCCGTCAACAGGTTTTTGGCGCCGTTCGAGCGAATCGTTAATTTCGACATCATCGATCGGGATTTTGATATAGAGAAAGGAGAGCTCACACCAAAGGGCACTTACAAACGCAAAGCCATCGAGAAGAATTTTGCTGATATCATCAAAAGCATGTATGGCAAAAAGTACATCGCCTTTAAAATAAACAAACTTGAATTACGTGTCCCGAAGTGGTTCTTGCGAGTGAAAGGATTAACCTCGGATGATCTGAGATTAAAAAACTCTACTCTCTCCTTAAAACAGTTCAAGAAAAAACTCAAAATAAAATCCGCGAATAAAGACACTGTGCAAATCGGCTCACTTTGGTACTCAATTCCAAACGCCTATTTCAACTTGGGCAAATTCATTAATACGCCTGATTTATGGGTTGGAAATTTGGAGTTCGAGAATTTCGTTGGCGAGGTGATCTTGCAGCGCTCTTTGGAACGGGAGAGCAAAGCATCCGACATCAAGGTGTTGCCTAAAAAAACAGATAAAGGGGAATCCAAAATTCTCAATGAACTCAAAAACTTAATTAAAAAAAATGAATTTAACTTGCGCGGAATCCACCTTTCCGCCCATGCGGTTCACTCACTGAATAAAGACCATGCCTTTCCTGCCATCGAATATTTGGGTTCCGTGATTCAGGCTAAAAGCGGGCAAACGTCGCGAATTGCCGCGTCAGTTCTCATGCGAACGTGTGAATTTAAAGACATCTCCATTAAACGCCGGGCATTCGGGATTTTACTTGCGACTGAAAAACGCATCCATCTTGAGGATATTATACAAAACTTTCTCAGACCCGATGAACTCCTTCTGGATAAAAAGATGATTTTAGCTTTGTCTCAACAGGGCTTTGGTAAAGACCAATTAGAGCAGATATTTTCGTTTCTAAAAAATATTTCCAACCAACTGACCTCCAAAAAGAAAAGCGCCTTTAGAAAAATTATCATTTCAATTTTTGACTTACTCACTGCCTACGGGGCCAGGCATTCAAGTTCATACAAAAAAATTCGTGCGGAATTTATTCAGTGGTCGTTATCAAAATTGGATGCGCAGGTTAGCAAACATGCAAAAATGTGTGCTGAGAAACTCTTGTCCGGATATCGAAAATGGATAGGTCCCAATCAACTCTTTGCAGTGGATTCGGACACAGGTGCGGAATATCGCTGGCAGGATGTGATTACTTGCGAAGAGAGCATCCATGTTGAGGACAAAAAGAAAATATTAACCGCGCTTGAAAAAGCACCGGTGATTCGGGAAGCGATTTCTGTGTTCACAAACAGTAAAACGTTGATTCGGCTCGAAGACATCGCGCACAAAGGAATTTGGGTGAGCTTTCTTGGCGCGCGGCATGGTAAAAGCGTTTATCGAATTTCAGTACAAACCCGGCGTGACGGCGCTTTCGATTTGGCAATTAACGTCAATCAAAATCTGTCAAAGAAAGAAGTAGAAAACGAAATATCCTGGTTGATTCGGGCAGGGGTAAAAGAGACTCCCAAGCCGCTGGTTGAAGATTTTGGTGGATACTGGCCTGAGTATGACTTGTGGACTGAAGAATTCATTCACGGGGAAACAGTCGATAAAGTCCTCGCGAGGCTTGAACGGCAAGACCAGGCTGAAGGAACAGGCAAACTTCCGCAGTTCTGGCCTCATTTTGCCTGGAGTGGGTTGCTGGCCTATGTGGATTTCTGGCACCGGACGGACCTTGAATTTGAAATCGCAGACCCGACACCGGCAAACGTGATCGTACCGCTGTATGACTTTCAATTTGGCTCGCGAATCGTTTCGATTTCAAATAGGAAAAATTTTGAGAGTCTTGCGAAAATGATGCTTTCATTTAGAACAAATTTTATTTTAAAAGTAGAAAGCAAGTATACTCAATTAAGGGGACAATCGAGCTGGCACATTATTTTCTCGGCTTTTGTGGAAATTTTAGGTGAGAAAGGCGGATTAGAAATTTTGGCAGAGACAGTCACGACACTTGAAAATTCTAAATTAAATCAGGATGAACGTGAGTTACTTCAAAAGCTAAAAATATTTACTCAGGCGGTACAAGAAAAGGGTTATTTGCCACGGCGGCTTTACTTTGCAATAAAAAGATTTCACCGCTGGCTCGATTTGAATCGAAATGCCACTACCGAAGCTCGTTTACAAAATCTACAGGAATTGATGACAACCTACACACTCAATGATTTGGAAAAAAGGTATCCTGGAGTCAGAGTCCAACTCTTCAGAGATACTGTGTTTGAAAAAAACAAGGACATCAAATGCGGTTTAAATAAAACCGTCCAGGAAATTCATGCTAACTTAAACTCGAACATCGACCTGCTGGGAGCCATTTCAAAGTTAAAGTCTCAAACTTCGTTTTCTGAGGAAGAGAGTTTTTTTCTGACGCGAATGACTTACCCGCATTTGGGACCGAAAGATACAGCTAAACTTATCTCGTTGAGTGAACATGGTACGCCGACGACAACACTGATTGTCTTTATCGAAGATCAAGAAGGGCACAAGTTAGGTATCAGGCGGCCGGCCTCTGCCAAGGAAATCGCAAAGCTGCATAAATTATACACAATGGCAAATTTGCCCATCGAGTTTCGACCCGAGCATCAATATCTCATTGTGGTCAACGAACGCCTGCAAGTGATAGGCGGAATCTTTTACCGCTTTATCGAACCCCAAAATGTGCATTTGGAAAAAATTGTTGTGGATAATCGGTACCGAAAGAAGGGCGTCAGCAACGGCCTGATGCAAGAGTTTTTTAATCGATTAAAAAACCAGGAAGTGAAAATCGTTACGGTTGGTTTTTTGCGTCCGGAGTTTTTCTATAGGTTTGGTTTTAAAATCGAGCACAGTTACGGGAATATGGTGAAAAGGCTCATCGAGGGACGATAGGTCGCCTCTTGGCACAGTACTAGCGTAATGCAACCTGGCAATATACAGTGTTAGCGTGTTCAGGTGTTAAAGTGTTTACGTATTTTATTAAGTTTTTTAATTTCAATATATTAGCACCTGAACACTCGAACACACAAACACGAGAACACTTTACCCACATTGCAACCTTATTTCGAAAACGCTCACTAGGGGATTGCTTCGCTTTGCCCGCAACGACACGTTACTTTTTGGACAGCCCCGAATGCTTTATTGTTTTTCAATCATTGTGTAAAAAGTCTTCTAAAATTGGGTTTAAGCTTAAGGATGGAATGTCGATACTACTATTGAGTTTTACAGTAAGTGTTCCTCCTTAATTTAAGCCTCGGTGTTTTCTGATTCTGCATCTTTTGACTGACAACTGCCCAATACCGAGGCTTTTTTATTCCCTGGACTTTCTAATGCACTTTAAACCTGAATCCACCGGTAATTCCAAAGTATTGCATCTTGGTTTGGTCAAAGTAGTTGTTTACCCTGCCTTTTAGCATGATCCCTGCATATTCGCTGGTTGGTACAAAAAATCCACCGCCGCCGAACACTCCAAAATTGGTGGATGAATACGTACTCACAAAATTATCAGCTGAAGTTGTGCTGATTTTTGGTCTATAAATACCGCCTCCCACTTCAATAAAGAACATCCGGCCGAAAAATTTTTGCACAGCAACCTGCACCTCTAATAAAGAAGAAGACGTATTGGCGGCACCGACCACATTTCCGCTGCCAAGTGATGAACTAACAAAAGTATTATTTAACTCTAATCCTAAATTAAAACCCGATCCGGCTTCTACCATATAGGTCGCGCCAAACTTCAGACTTGGTGAATAAACGGCGCCGAAGTCGCCATTAGGGATGATTAAACCTGCCTGCAAGCCAAGCCACGGCT
This candidate division KSB1 bacterium DNA region includes the following protein-coding sequences:
- a CDS encoding GNAT family N-acetyltransferase translates to MILTALKNKQYNPQIFSSSTLLKEEIWNDSALEKTLSQNGLQPFFELGEQLTKSKAKDRQLLFNFLNLARSNALLKQIYQENKQNDWFDLCLKIIEKSNFTLSRLFHQRVEQYNVKTLFQEIQGKEITEHWWLDINEKVNDIARGLLSLSKNSNSGPVAILSENSLEMVCIDLACLMTGIVNVPIPANSTAESVTYILNHSKAATIFVSTEKQLQKVLKTRSQLKNLQNIVIIKHTEDSSNTEIISFTQFIKQGIGVSDADLESAFEQVKLSDLATIMYTSGTTEAPKGIMFSHLNIISKRFARAIALPEIGADDTFLCYLPLYHTFGRYFEMMGCIFWGCTYAFMEGPGIDTLIGNMQLVKPTVFISIPQKWIQLYEKIQEDVDIDTAPHSEIQGVVAKLTGGKLKWGLSAAGYLDPEIFRFFQEYGIELMSGFGMTEATGGITMTAPFQYCENSVGPALPGIDIELAKDGEMKMRGPYVMMGYLNEKSNGIEDGWVYTGDIFSKDANGSYEIIDRKKEIYKNIKGQTVSPQKIENLFRDFESVQSVFLVGDHREHNTLLLYPNFEYEQVNFKKLKDEELREFFNSLIVSVNRFLAPFERIVNFDIIDRDFDIEKGELTPKGTYKRKAIEKNFADIIKSMYGKKYIAFKINKLELRVPKWFLRVKGLTSDDLRLKNSTLSLKQFKKKLKIKSANKDTVQIGSLWYSIPNAYFNLGKFINTPDLWVGNLEFENFVGEVILQRSLERESKASDIKVLPKKTDKGESKILNELKNLIKKNEFNLRGIHLSAHAVHSLNKDHAFPAIEYLGSVIQAKSGQTSRIAASVLMRTCEFKDISIKRRAFGILLATEKRIHLEDIIQNFLRPDELLLDKKMILALSQQGFGKDQLEQIFSFLKNISNQLTSKKKSAFRKIIISIFDLLTAYGARHSSSYKKIRAEFIQWSLSKLDAQVSKHAKMCAEKLLSGYRKWIGPNQLFAVDSDTGAEYRWQDVITCEESIHVEDKKKILTALEKAPVIREAISVFTNSKTLIRLEDIAHKGIWVSFLGARHGKSVYRISVQTRRDGAFDLAINVNQNLSKKEVENEISWLIRAGVKETPKPLVEDFGGYWPEYDLWTEEFIHGETVDKVLARLERQDQAEGTGKLPQFWPHFAWSGLLAYVDFWHRTDLEFEIADPTPANVIVPLYDFQFGSRIVSISNRKNFESLAKMMLSFRTNFILKVESKYTQLRGQSSWHIIFSAFVEILGEKGGLEILAETVTTLENSKLNQDERELLQKLKIFTQAVQEKGYLPRRLYFAIKRFHRWLDLNRNATTEARLQNLQELMTTYTLNDLEKRYPGVRVQLFRDTVFEKNKDIKCGLNKTVQEIHANLNSNIDLLGAISKLKSQTSFSEEESFFLTRMTYPHLGPKDTAKLISLSEHGTPTTTLIVFIEDQEGHKLGIRRPASAKEIAKLHKLYTMANLPIEFRPEHQYLIVVNERLQVIGGIFYRFIEPQNVHLEKIVVDNRYRKKGVSNGLMQEFFNRLKNQEVKIVTVGFLRPEFFYRFGFKIEHSYGNMVKRLIEGR